One window of Fusobacterium sp. SYSU M8D902 genomic DNA carries:
- the murJ gene encoding murein biosynthesis integral membrane protein MurJ — protein sequence MFRSGLLVMIITMVSRVLGLVRAGIIAYYFGASAMTDAFFSAFKISNFFRQLLGEGALGSSFIPLYNEKVESEGEERSKQFIFSVINLLFVFSTIITILMIVFSDQIILGIVSGFPDETKIIASKLLKIMSIYFIFISLSGMICAILNNFKQFAIPASTSIFFNLAIILASMYFGKTYGIDALAYGVVVGGLLQFLVVLPSFFKIVRGYSLKIDWKDPYLKKIFIMICPMLVGIVARQVNTIVDQMFASYLAEGGVSALENATRLYLLPVGVFGVSISTVIFPALSKAMSKNNLKEATDNIVKGLNILLFLIIPSTAVLTFYAPEVIRLTLSYGKFGEEAVRVTSQALIYYSIGLYFYTAIYLMTRAFYSVKNSTYPVKFSIISIVINIVLNFLLIDIMEYRGLALSTSIASAVNFLLLVTVFRKKYINFSLKKSYVFFLKTLVVTAISLLCSYKIDNTILKLLVFSGVYMLFWAKSLLKNKLEVF from the coding sequence ATGTTTAGAAGTGGACTTCTAGTTATGATAATCACAATGGTAAGTAGAGTTTTAGGCTTGGTAAGAGCTGGAATAATAGCTTACTATTTTGGAGCATCAGCAATGACAGATGCTTTTTTTAGTGCGTTCAAAATTAGTAATTTTTTTAGACAACTTTTGGGAGAGGGAGCTTTGGGAAGTTCCTTTATTCCACTGTATAATGAGAAAGTTGAAAGTGAAGGAGAGGAGAGAAGCAAACAGTTTATCTTCTCAGTAATAAATCTTTTATTTGTGTTCAGTACAATAATAACTATATTGATGATAGTATTTTCAGATCAGATAATTTTGGGAATAGTGAGTGGTTTTCCAGATGAAACTAAGATAATAGCTTCCAAACTTCTGAAAATAATGTCAATTTACTTTATTTTTATAAGTTTGTCAGGAATGATATGTGCAATATTGAATAACTTTAAACAGTTTGCTATTCCAGCATCCACATCTATCTTTTTCAATTTAGCAATTATTTTAGCATCTATGTATTTTGGAAAAACCTATGGAATAGATGCTCTAGCATATGGAGTTGTAGTAGGTGGACTATTGCAGTTTTTAGTTGTATTGCCATCTTTTTTTAAGATTGTTAGAGGTTACTCATTAAAGATAGATTGGAAAGATCCATATTTAAAGAAAATTTTTATAATGATCTGTCCAATGTTGGTTGGGATTGTAGCTAGACAGGTAAATACAATAGTGGACCAGATGTTTGCCTCATACTTAGCAGAGGGGGGAGTATCTGCTTTAGAAAATGCTACTAGATTATACCTATTACCTGTTGGTGTCTTCGGTGTTTCAATTTCAACAGTAATATTTCCAGCACTATCTAAGGCTATGTCAAAGAATAATTTGAAAGAGGCTACAGACAATATAGTTAAGGGATTGAATATACTGTTATTTTTGATTATTCCTTCAACAGCTGTACTTACTTTCTACGCTCCAGAGGTGATTAGGTTAACTCTTTCATATGGAAAATTTGGAGAAGAGGCTGTGAGAGTAACATCTCAAGCATTGATCTATTACTCTATAGGATTGTATTTCTATACAGCTATTTATCTGATGACAAGAGCTTTTTATAGTGTGAAAAATAGTACCTATCCAGTAAAGTTTTCAATAATTTCCATAGTTATAAATATAGTTTTAAATTTCTTGTTGATAGATATAATGGAATACAGAGGACTAGCACTATCAACTTCAATAGCTTCAGCTGTTAACTTTCTACTTCTTGTCACTGTATTTAGAAAAAAATATATCAATTTTAGTTTAAAAAAATCCTATGTATTTTTCTTAAAAACTTTGGTAGTAACTGCAATTTCATTATTATGTAGTTACAAAATAGATAATACAATCTTGAAACTACTAGTTTTCTCAGGTGTATATATGCTATTTTGGGCAAAAAGTTTATTAAAAAATAAATTGGAAGTGTTTTAA